A single genomic interval of Psychroserpens sp. NJDZ02 harbors:
- a CDS encoding DUF6095 family protein, which translates to MKTKSTDKDILVKGLQQLGISLFFMFAGPTLLHLVLTNRERDFYIPLLIIAILLCVLALFFIFKGINTILDSLFKSKKTK; encoded by the coding sequence ATGAAAACTAAATCCACCGACAAAGACATATTAGTAAAAGGATTGCAACAGCTTGGGATATCGCTATTCTTTATGTTTGCTGGACCTACGTTACTACATTTAGTATTAACCAATAGAGAAAGAGACTTTTATATTCCCTTATTAATAATAGCAATTCTATTATGTGTTTTAGCCCTATTTTTTATATTCAAAGGTATCAACACAATATTAGACAGCCTTTTTAAAAGCAAAAAAACGAAATAA